From the genome of Xyrauchen texanus isolate HMW12.3.18 unplaced genomic scaffold, RBS_HiC_50CHRs HiC_scaffold_550, whole genome shotgun sequence:
TGTCaagtactaggaagtgtaatcaaacttgtaATCGTcaattcaattttggtctgttcacaccCAAATCCATctgaatcacttcagaaggcattgattttaccactggagatttatgaattacctttatgcagcatttatgtgctttttggaccttcgaatctctggctaccattcacttgcattgtatggaccaacagagctgagatattcttaaaaaaactgtgttcagcagaagatagaaattcatatacatctgggatggcatgaaggtgagtaaatgatgaaagaactttcatttttgggtgaactatccctttaatgtttacATAAATATGTTTCTTGTGAgcaactttaacttttacttgagtcaaatTCCATGAAGGTGTCTTTACCTTTAGTTAACAATGAAGATTTGGTACTTTACACAACACAGTTGTCTATACTAAGATACAAAATGATCAAATGAGTTACATAGACCAGTGGTTCCTAACTGCTAGGTTGCACCTacaatgctaaatacaaataataaaatacaactagCCATATTATTATGCACAGATATCAAAATAAATAGGTTTATCAGtatttaaaagggaggagaaaacaccTCTGAAGGTTGAGCATTGGCAGATGGTAACATTATGCCCTAATCTTTGAAAACCATGAAAAACAGAACTATATGCCAagtaaaagaaatacaaatttggTACAGTGTTGGCTCAGCAAGAAGCAGAATCAGTTCTGAATCACTAACAACAAAAACCCTTAAGTATTGTATGTGTACTCATTTTAGTTTGAGTGTGCCTCCCTCTTGTGGCCATTTTATGTATATGGTTAATCTCCTATAACAACTCACAGTTTAGTTTATCTGCCATATCCATAGAATATTACAAAAACCAGAGCACTAAATATCCTCCATCTCTGTGTTATATCAGGTCTCAGACAAGAATCACAGTTATGAGAGTACAGTatcaaagaaaacatttattaacatcattgatgttgcttttataaaatgataagaaaGCCCATTGCATGATGCCATTGAGTGACAGCAAGCACATATGTCAACAGGCACCAATACACTGGTCTCGATCTATGATTACTGATGCATAAAATCAGTTGCATCTGACAACAACCTTAACACAGTTATCTCACTCCCCAAATTTCAGCTGCCTTTCCTTCTGCTGTCCGTGGAGCTCCCGAGCTCTGTTCTTCAGCTCCTCTGCTTTCTGATCATCCTTATCCGTCCCATCGCCCAGTTTGTACATTCGGCTGGCATTGGAGCAGCCCCATACGTGTCCTAGCTCACAGGCTCGCAAGGCATACTTTAGAGCCAACGGCATGTTTTTGTCCACCCCTTGAGACCCCTGGATCAAAAGGGCGCTCATGTTGAAACAGCTGGGGGCGAAGCCTCCCTCACACGCCTTCTCATAATACTGACGAGCCACCACTGGGTCTGTGCCTCCCTCCATGGCTCTCCCGTCGTGGGCAAGCAGTGCAACATTATGGCAGGCGTCCACAGACTTCTTCCCTTTGGCGTTACATGCCTTCATAAAACAGGAGTACGCTGTCTTTAAACACTCGGTCATGCCACCTGATGTGAAAAGATGATGTCAGATGTATAAAGGTTAGCTTATAGTCACAGTCACTTGATATTACTCCTTTTCAACTGCTACAAAACAGATCTCAGATCTGCTAAAACTCATGAGAACTTATTAACTCAATACTGTAatgcatatttctttttttaaatctcattcttattattgtaatgtgaaaaaaatattttgaaaatattaagtatttAAACATCAGTCTCGTTCATTAAAAAACAATCATAACTCCATTGGCTTTTAAATTGTTGTTAaacttttaagtaaataaaatatatgactaaaaacgtttaaaaaaattttttttttcttaaatagaaACAAATGTCCCAATGCAAAATTCTTAAAGGTCCAAAATAcatgcttaattttctttatgcaatatatatatatatatatcaaattacaccgatcagccacaacattaaaaccacctgcctaatattgtgtaggtccctttTGTGCTAcgaaaacagcaccaacccgcatctcagaatagcattatgaggggcctgggtagctcaacgagaattgatgctgactacaacccctggagttgcgagttcaaatccagggtttgatgagtgactctagccaggtctcctaagcaaccaaattagcccggttgctagggagagtagagtcacatggggtaacctcctcgtggtcgtaattaggggttcttgctctcaatggggtgcatggtaagttgtgtgtgcatcgcagagagtagcatgagcc
Proteins encoded in this window:
- the LOC127642327 gene encoding cytochrome c oxidase assembly factor 7, which encodes MAGLINFEDEKEVKQFLDNLGVEYSYQCYREKDPEGCQRLADYLEGVKKNYESTAQVLKHNCQVNGYGESCYKLGAYHVTGKGGMTECLKTAYSCFMKACNAKGKKSVDACHNVALLAHDGRAMEGGTDPVVARQYYEKACEGGFAPSCFNMSALLIQGSQGVDKNMPLALKYALRACELGHVWGCSNASRMYKLGDGTDKDDQKAEELKNRARELHGQQKERQLKFGE